The following are encoded together in the Bradyrhizobium sp. CCGUVB1N3 genome:
- a CDS encoding enoyl-CoA hydratase-related protein, with the protein MTYEHVKVAREGRCTIVTIDRPEARNALNADCHAELEDVFDKFASDDEQWVAIITGAGPKAFCAGHDLKQQAAGGGLTTPAKGFAGLTKRFDLAKPVIAAVNGVAMGGGFEIALACDIVVASTNAMFALPEPRVGLAALAGGIQRLPREIGLKRAMGMMLTGRRVSAEEALSLGLVNEVVSGNVLDAARRWADEILACSPMSVRATKEAVLRGLSRSISEGISEEWEYPAMKVMLASADAVEGPQAFAEKRKPNWKGH; encoded by the coding sequence ATGACGTACGAACATGTCAAGGTCGCCCGTGAGGGCAGATGCACAATCGTTACGATTGATCGGCCTGAGGCACGTAACGCCTTGAATGCTGATTGCCACGCCGAGCTTGAGGACGTCTTCGACAAATTTGCTTCCGACGACGAGCAGTGGGTGGCGATCATCACGGGGGCCGGACCGAAAGCGTTCTGTGCAGGTCACGATCTCAAGCAGCAGGCGGCTGGCGGAGGGCTGACGACCCCAGCCAAGGGCTTCGCTGGTCTGACAAAGCGCTTTGATCTGGCAAAACCGGTGATCGCGGCGGTCAATGGAGTCGCGATGGGCGGCGGATTTGAGATCGCACTGGCATGCGATATCGTGGTTGCCTCGACGAACGCGATGTTCGCGCTGCCGGAGCCGCGCGTCGGCCTGGCGGCGCTCGCTGGGGGAATTCAGCGACTCCCTCGGGAGATCGGCCTCAAGCGAGCGATGGGCATGATGCTGACGGGACGTCGGGTCAGTGCGGAGGAAGCGTTATCGTTAGGTCTCGTCAACGAGGTAGTCAGCGGGAACGTTCTGGATGCCGCCAGACGCTGGGCCGACGAGATCCTTGCCTGCAGTCCCATGTCGGTCCGGGCCACTAAGGAAGCGGTTCTCCGAGGGCTGTCACGCTCCATTTCCGAGGGAATTTCAGAGGAGTGGGAATACCCGGCTATGAAGGTGATGCTCGCTTCTGCGGATGCGGTGGAGGGACCGCAGGCTTTTGCGGAGAAACGCAAGCCGAATTGGAAGGGGCACTGA
- the dapF gene encoding diaminopimelate epimerase, with translation MSPLANRAFAKMNGIGNEIVVVDMRNSDAPVTSNDVLVMAGAVTYDQLMVLHRPRSAGTEAFVSIYNNDGSEAGACGNGMRCVVRRIFEKTGQTVATLETRAGLLYCWQGPVPDLYTVDMGAPKFGWRDIPLAHEFSDTRNIDLQVGPIDNPILHSPAVVSMGNPHAIFWVDNVNGYDLGRFGPLLENHPIFPELANITLAHIVDRNHITTRTWERGVGMTKACGSGACATAVAAARLKRANRSVEVTLPGGKLNIEWRESDDHVLMTGTASFEYEGTFDPALAPIV, from the coding sequence ATGAGCCCGCTCGCCAATCGCGCATTTGCCAAGATGAACGGCATCGGCAACGAGATCGTCGTCGTCGACATGCGTAACTCCGATGCTCCCGTTACGTCGAACGATGTGCTCGTGATGGCGGGCGCCGTTACCTACGATCAACTGATGGTACTTCACAGGCCACGGTCGGCGGGTACCGAAGCCTTCGTCAGCATCTACAACAATGACGGTTCGGAAGCCGGCGCTTGCGGCAACGGCATGCGCTGCGTGGTCCGCCGGATCTTCGAAAAGACCGGGCAGACCGTGGCGACGTTGGAGACGCGCGCCGGCCTGCTCTATTGCTGGCAGGGGCCGGTGCCCGATCTCTATACCGTCGACATGGGCGCTCCCAAGTTCGGTTGGCGGGATATTCCGCTTGCGCATGAGTTTAGCGACACGCGCAACATCGACTTGCAAGTTGGGCCGATCGATAATCCGATCCTCCATTCGCCCGCAGTCGTGAGCATGGGCAATCCGCACGCGATCTTCTGGGTCGACAACGTCAACGGCTATGATCTCGGACGTTTTGGTCCGCTGCTCGAAAATCATCCGATTTTTCCCGAGCTCGCCAACATCACGCTCGCTCATATAGTTGATCGCAACCACATCACGACCCGCACCTGGGAACGCGGTGTCGGCATGACCAAGGCTTGCGGCTCGGGGGCCTGCGCGACGGCGGTTGCTGCGGCGCGGCTGAAGCGCGCTAACCGCAGCGTCGAGGTCACGCTGCCCGGCGGCAAGCTCAATATCGAATGGCGCGAGAGCGACGACCACGTGCTGATGACGGGTACGGCGAGCTTCGAATATGAGGGGACCTTCGATCCAGCCCTTGCGCCCATCGTGTGA
- a CDS encoding diaminopropionate ammonia-lyase, protein MLLRNTLSDYRSALDPSDADALGIEAAQAVERFLQHREGAIPTPLVSLPALARRLGIQSIYLKDEGHRLGLGSFKALGGAYAVIQLVLELASKQLGRPVDVSEWRSPEVAAVAAGLTVTCATDGNHGRSVAQGAQLVGANCVIFVHAGVSDERCRAIARYGARIEHVEGNYDDSVATASSVASERGWIVVSDTSWPGYERIPHLVMQGYTALLREALAALPKPPTHVFVQAGVGGIAAAVAAHFALVFGNDRPFLTVVDPARAACLLESAKAGHIVKVPHDRPTVMAMLECYEPSLVAWRILSRVADAFMTVEDDAAIATMKDLAYPVDGDPAIVAGESGGVGLAGLARVARDPALRAEIGLGPDSSVFLINTEGATDPVLYRKLVGIRPEDVTARVLSKH, encoded by the coding sequence ATGTTGCTCCGCAATACCCTTAGTGACTATCGTTCAGCACTCGACCCTTCCGATGCCGACGCTCTCGGCATCGAGGCTGCTCAAGCCGTAGAGCGCTTTCTCCAACATCGAGAGGGGGCGATCCCGACCCCCCTGGTTTCACTTCCCGCCCTTGCGCGTCGTCTGGGTATCCAATCCATTTACCTCAAGGACGAGGGACACCGCCTTGGTCTCGGCAGCTTCAAAGCGCTCGGAGGAGCTTATGCCGTCATCCAGCTTGTTCTCGAGTTGGCGTCGAAACAACTCGGCCGTCCGGTCGACGTTTCCGAGTGGCGCTCACCTGAGGTGGCCGCAGTCGCCGCGGGACTAACGGTGACCTGTGCTACCGACGGCAACCACGGCCGGTCGGTGGCACAAGGCGCCCAACTGGTTGGCGCAAACTGCGTCATCTTTGTCCATGCGGGCGTTAGTGACGAGCGATGCCGAGCGATCGCCCGCTATGGTGCTCGCATCGAGCATGTTGAAGGCAACTACGATGATTCCGTTGCGACGGCATCGAGTGTCGCCAGCGAGCGGGGCTGGATCGTGGTCTCCGACACATCGTGGCCTGGTTACGAACGCATCCCACACCTTGTCATGCAGGGCTATACCGCGCTACTGCGTGAGGCGCTTGCCGCACTACCAAAACCTCCGACCCATGTGTTTGTCCAGGCAGGCGTCGGCGGCATCGCCGCAGCAGTTGCGGCCCATTTTGCGCTTGTGTTCGGAAATGACAGACCCTTCCTGACCGTGGTGGACCCGGCCCGAGCCGCCTGCCTTCTCGAGAGCGCCAAGGCTGGCCATATTGTGAAGGTGCCGCACGACAGACCGACGGTTATGGCAATGCTCGAATGCTACGAGCCATCACTTGTTGCCTGGCGCATTCTCTCCCGCGTTGCAGATGCCTTCATGACCGTCGAGGACGACGCGGCGATCGCGACGATGAAGGATCTCGCGTATCCCGTCGATGGCGATCCGGCGATCGTCGCCGGCGAAAGCGGTGGTGTCGGTCTCGCTGGATTGGCAAGGGTGGCGCGTGATCCGGCGCTGCGCGCGGAGATCGGGCTCGGCCCAGATTCATCCGTCTTCCTGATCAATACCGAGGGGGCGACTGATCCGGTGCTCTATCGGAAGCTTGTGGGCATTCGTCCCGAGGACGTGACGGCAAGAGTGCTCAGCAAGCATTGA
- a CDS encoding acyl-CoA dehydrogenase family protein: protein MIDYRPSWLDSDLEMYRETVARFVDKEMAPFDEEARERGNVGHELWLKAGALGLLCSDIPTEYGGGGGDFRHEAIFYDAMARRGLTGMNPSVHTIVAHYLLNHGTEEQKREYLPRLASGELVGAVAMTEPGAGSDLQSIRTRAEKRDGSYVINGSKTFISNGLLAGLVLVVAKTDPSERASGMSIILVETAKAPGFKVGRLLDKLGLKAQDTSELFFDEVVVPASNLLGGVEGRGFYQLMSDLPYERTIIGVMAVAAMEGALEATLDFVRERKAFGKSIAEFQNTKYRLAELATITKVTRSFVDECVEALVSGTLDAATASMAKLWASEQQGKVVDECLQLHGGYGFMNEYLIARMYADARVQRIYGGTSEMMKEVISRAL from the coding sequence ATGATTGACTATCGACCCTCCTGGCTCGATTCCGACCTCGAGATGTATCGCGAAACGGTCGCCCGCTTCGTCGACAAGGAAATGGCGCCATTTGACGAAGAGGCACGCGAGCGAGGGAATGTCGGGCACGAACTCTGGCTTAAGGCCGGCGCGCTTGGACTTCTCTGTTCGGACATTCCGACAGAATATGGCGGCGGCGGTGGCGACTTTCGGCACGAAGCGATCTTCTACGACGCCATGGCGCGACGCGGCCTGACGGGAATGAACCCGTCGGTCCACACGATCGTGGCGCACTATCTGCTGAATCACGGAACGGAGGAGCAAAAGCGCGAATACTTGCCGCGTTTGGCGAGTGGAGAGCTGGTCGGCGCGGTCGCGATGACCGAACCGGGTGCCGGATCGGATCTCCAATCTATACGGACCCGCGCTGAAAAGCGCGACGGGAGCTATGTGATCAACGGCTCAAAGACCTTTATTTCGAACGGCCTCCTTGCTGGCCTGGTGCTCGTCGTTGCGAAGACCGATCCGTCCGAGCGGGCGAGCGGAATGTCGATCATCCTGGTCGAGACGGCAAAAGCTCCCGGCTTTAAGGTCGGCCGCTTGCTCGACAAGCTCGGACTGAAGGCTCAGGACACTTCCGAACTGTTCTTCGACGAGGTTGTCGTGCCAGCCTCGAATCTACTCGGAGGAGTGGAAGGTCGCGGCTTCTATCAATTGATGTCCGACCTGCCCTATGAGCGCACGATTATCGGCGTCATGGCAGTGGCAGCAATGGAAGGCGCTCTCGAGGCCACGCTCGATTTTGTCCGCGAGCGCAAGGCCTTCGGAAAGTCGATCGCCGAATTCCAAAATACAAAATACAGACTGGCCGAGTTGGCGACGATCACGAAGGTCACGCGCAGCTTTGTTGATGAATGCGTCGAGGCGTTGGTTTCCGGCACGCTCGATGCGGCAACAGCCTCGATGGCCAAACTCTGGGCATCGGAGCAGCAGGGTAAGGTTGTCGACGAATGTTTGCAGTTGCACGGCGGATACGGCTTCATGAACGAGTACCTTATTGCACGAATGTATGCCGACGCACGCGTGCAGCGCATCTACGGTGGAACGAGTGAAATGATGAAGGAAGTGATCTCTCGAGCGCTTTAG
- a CDS encoding cytochrome P450: protein MSGIASSPVDPFAPDFLIEPYLAYEKLRALGPAFELERYGVWAMAGYAEVEPALKDWKTFISGEGVGLHGMNPTLPKPLTLQIDPPDHDKGRRVLGRTLSPGVARKLRETFQREAEKKVAELIDKSMFDAVTDLAEAFPMKVFPDAIGIRPDGREKLLAWSTFVFNSFGPENEIAAASRQEGLAAQSWIMECCARDALRPDSLGMMIYQAADEGEITEHEATHLVRPFLTAGIDTTVNGIGNTLLALATHPGEYRKLHHKPELARNAFEEGLRYDSPVQTFFRTTSREVEIGGGVIPAHRKVLLFMASANRDPARWDRPDQFDVERVATGHVGFGAGIHACVGQMIARLEGELIFGELARRVKTIELTAEPKRRLNNSLRGLESMPVRVTAA, encoded by the coding sequence ATGAGCGGCATTGCATCCAGTCCGGTCGATCCGTTTGCACCTGACTTCCTGATAGAGCCCTATCTCGCCTATGAGAAGTTGCGCGCGCTCGGGCCTGCGTTCGAATTGGAGCGCTACGGCGTGTGGGCGATGGCCGGCTATGCCGAGGTCGAGCCGGCCCTGAAAGACTGGAAGACGTTCATCAGCGGCGAGGGTGTCGGGCTCCACGGGATGAACCCGACGCTGCCAAAACCGCTGACCCTTCAGATCGATCCTCCCGACCACGATAAGGGCCGCCGGGTGCTCGGCCGCACGCTGTCTCCGGGCGTCGCAAGGAAGCTGCGCGAGACGTTCCAGCGCGAGGCGGAGAAGAAGGTCGCGGAGCTGATCGACAAAAGCATGTTCGATGCCGTGACCGATCTTGCCGAAGCCTTTCCGATGAAGGTGTTTCCCGATGCGATCGGCATCCGGCCAGACGGCCGCGAAAAGCTCTTGGCCTGGAGCACGTTCGTGTTCAACAGCTTCGGGCCGGAGAACGAGATAGCGGCGGCATCACGGCAGGAAGGTCTCGCCGCGCAGAGCTGGATCATGGAATGTTGCGCGCGGGATGCGCTACGGCCGGACAGCCTCGGCATGATGATCTACCAGGCGGCCGACGAGGGCGAGATCACCGAGCACGAGGCGACGCACCTGGTGCGGCCGTTCCTCACGGCGGGAATCGACACCACCGTCAACGGCATCGGCAACACCCTGCTCGCGCTCGCCACCCATCCGGGCGAATACCGCAAGCTGCATCACAAGCCGGAGCTGGCGCGCAACGCTTTCGAGGAAGGCCTGCGTTACGATTCGCCGGTGCAGACGTTCTTCCGCACCACCTCGCGCGAGGTCGAGATCGGCGGCGGCGTGATTCCGGCGCATCGCAAGGTGCTGCTCTTCATGGCCTCCGCCAACCGCGATCCTGCGCGATGGGACAGGCCCGATCAGTTCGACGTCGAGCGGGTTGCGACCGGACATGTCGGCTTCGGCGCCGGCATTCACGCCTGCGTCGGCCAGATGATCGCGCGCCTGGAGGGCGAATTGATCTTCGGCGAGCTTGCAAGGCGCGTGAAGACCATCGAGCTCACGGCAGAGCCGAAGCGCAGGCTCAACAATTCCCTGCGCGGGCTGGAGAGCATGCCGGTTCGCGTGACGGCGGCATGA
- a CDS encoding malonyl-CoA synthase: MTWNLYDRLLASAGSDQSISIERESGATLTYADLSAISGRLAGFLASIGVGPDHRVAAKVEKSVEAIALYLATLRAGATYLPLNTAYTAAETEYFVRDAQPTLIVCDPREAADLRAIAAKAGGRVETLDQYGKGSLVDAAAGRPTNFDTVPRNKDDLAAILYTSGTTGRSKGAMLTHGNLVSNALTLVEQWRYSRNDVLIHALPIYHIHGLFVACNVTLAARSRILFMPKFDAEQILAAMARSTVLMGVPTFYVRLLQSPSLNARTTAHMRLFVAGSAPLLADTHRAWKEKTGHEILERYGMTETGMIASNPYEGARIPGSVGRPLPAVEVRITDPETGNKLSTDEVGMIEVKGPNVFSGYWNMPEKTAAEFRADGFFITGDLGKLDRSSYLYIVGRGKDLIITGGFNVYPKEIEAEIDAIPGVSESAVVGVPHADFGEGVTAAVVRTPGATVDERAILDALSGRLAKFKQPKRVIFVDTLPRNAMGKVQKNLLRERFGNLYSIKVG, translated from the coding sequence ATGACCTGGAATCTGTACGACCGCTTGCTCGCCTCCGCCGGGTCCGATCAATCGATCAGCATCGAACGGGAAAGCGGCGCCACGCTGACCTACGCCGACCTCTCCGCGATCAGCGGCAGGCTGGCAGGATTCCTTGCCAGCATCGGCGTTGGTCCCGATCATCGCGTTGCCGCCAAGGTCGAAAAATCCGTCGAGGCGATCGCGCTCTATCTGGCGACCCTTCGCGCCGGCGCAACGTATCTGCCGCTCAATACTGCCTATACGGCCGCAGAGACCGAATATTTCGTCCGCGATGCCCAACCGACCTTGATCGTGTGCGACCCGAGGGAAGCGGCCGATCTGCGCGCCATTGCCGCAAAGGCCGGCGGGCGCGTCGAGACACTCGATCAGTACGGCAAGGGCTCGCTCGTCGACGCGGCCGCGGGCCGTCCCACCAATTTCGACACCGTGCCGCGCAACAAGGATGATCTTGCCGCCATCCTCTACACGTCGGGCACCACGGGTCGTTCCAAGGGAGCGATGCTGACGCACGGCAATCTGGTCTCCAATGCCCTGACGCTGGTCGAGCAATGGCGCTACTCCCGCAACGATGTCCTCATCCATGCACTGCCGATCTATCACATCCACGGTCTGTTTGTGGCCTGCAATGTGACCCTCGCCGCGCGCTCACGAATCCTGTTCATGCCAAAATTCGATGCCGAACAAATTCTGGCCGCGATGGCGCGTTCGACCGTGCTGATGGGCGTGCCGACCTTCTATGTCCGCCTGCTGCAAAGCCCGAGTTTGAATGCGCGCACGACAGCCCACATGCGATTGTTCGTTGCCGGCTCGGCGCCGCTGCTGGCGGATACACATCGCGCCTGGAAGGAGAAGACCGGTCACGAGATCCTCGAACGCTACGGCATGACCGAGACCGGCATGATCGCCTCCAACCCCTATGAGGGCGCGCGCATCCCCGGCTCCGTCGGCCGCCCGCTGCCCGCCGTCGAGGTTCGCATCACCGATCCAGAAACCGGCAACAAACTATCCACCGATGAGGTGGGCATGATCGAAGTGAAGGGACCGAACGTGTTTTCCGGCTACTGGAACATGCCGGAGAAGACCGCGGCCGAATTCCGCGCCGACGGCTTCTTCATCACCGGCGATCTCGGCAAGCTCGATCGGAGCAGCTATCTCTACATCGTCGGCCGCGGCAAGGATTTGATCATCACCGGCGGCTTCAACGTGTACCCAAAGGAAATCGAAGCGGAGATCGACGCGATCCCGGGTGTTTCCGAAAGTGCCGTCGTCGGCGTTCCGCATGCCGATTTCGGTGAAGGCGTCACCGCTGCAGTGGTGCGAACGCCGGGCGCTACCGTCGATGAACGCGCCATTCTCGACGCGTTGTCCGGACGACTGGCAAAGTTCAAGCAGCCGAAGCGCGTCATCTTCGTCGACACTTTGCCGCGCAATGCTATGGGTAAGGTGCAGAAGAACCTGCTGCGTGAACGGTTTGGCAATCTTTATTCGATCAAGGTCGGGTGA
- a CDS encoding ABC transporter substrate-binding protein, producing the protein MNSKFLHKLCILAATLAAAPAFAQDVVKIGILNDQSGPFASYQGIGSVVAAKMAVEDYGGKAAGKPVEVVAADHQNKTDIGIGIARRWYENESVDAIFDIPNSSIALAVAGMSAEKNKVFVGSGAGTVLLTGEKCTPNTVHWTYDTYAYGRGLGKAIVQQGGKKWFFITADYAFGHDLEKQAAEAVKASGGEVLGSVRHPLGTADYASFLLQAQASGANVVGFANAGDDTITSMKQAAEFGLTKDHKLVGLILGMNGLPALGLKFAQGAQIMNPFYWDLNDGTRAFAKRFAERIPSKAYPNDMQAGVYASVIHYLKAVDKAGGAKDGKAVVTAMKEMPTDDVLFGKGYIRKDGRKIHPLYLLQVKVPEESTSAWDLLKVVATIKGEDAFRPESEGQCPLSKQ; encoded by the coding sequence ATGAACAGCAAATTCCTGCATAAATTATGCATTCTGGCCGCGACGCTGGCTGCAGCGCCGGCATTCGCCCAGGACGTGGTGAAGATCGGCATCCTCAACGACCAGTCCGGCCCGTTCGCGAGCTATCAGGGCATCGGTTCAGTGGTCGCCGCCAAGATGGCGGTCGAGGATTACGGCGGGAAGGCCGCCGGCAAGCCGGTCGAGGTCGTCGCGGCCGACCACCAGAACAAGACCGACATCGGGATTGGCATCGCCCGGCGCTGGTACGAGAACGAGAGCGTCGATGCGATCTTCGACATTCCGAACTCGTCGATCGCGCTCGCAGTGGCCGGCATGAGCGCCGAGAAGAACAAGGTCTTCGTCGGATCTGGCGCCGGCACGGTGCTCCTGACCGGCGAGAAGTGCACGCCGAACACCGTGCACTGGACCTACGACACCTATGCCTATGGTCGCGGTCTCGGCAAGGCGATCGTCCAGCAGGGCGGCAAGAAGTGGTTCTTCATCACCGCCGACTACGCCTTCGGTCATGACCTGGAGAAGCAGGCTGCGGAGGCCGTGAAAGCCTCGGGCGGCGAGGTGCTCGGCAGCGTGCGGCATCCGCTGGGAACGGCCGACTACGCCTCCTTCCTGCTCCAGGCCCAGGCGTCCGGCGCGAACGTCGTCGGCTTCGCCAACGCCGGTGACGATACCATCACGTCGATGAAGCAGGCCGCTGAGTTCGGGCTGACCAAGGATCACAAGCTGGTCGGATTGATCCTCGGCATGAACGGCCTGCCCGCGCTCGGGCTAAAGTTTGCGCAAGGCGCGCAGATCATGAATCCGTTCTACTGGGATCTGAACGACGGCACGCGCGCGTTCGCAAAGCGCTTCGCCGAGCGGATTCCGTCGAAAGCCTATCCGAACGACATGCAGGCCGGTGTCTATGCCTCGGTCATTCACTACCTCAAGGCGGTCGACAAGGCCGGCGGCGCCAAGGACGGCAAGGCCGTCGTCACCGCGATGAAGGAGATGCCGACCGACGATGTGCTGTTCGGCAAGGGCTATATCCGCAAGGACGGCCGCAAAATCCATCCGCTGTACCTGCTGCAGGTCAAGGTGCCCGAGGAATCGACGTCGGCATGGGATCTCTTGAAGGTCGTCGCCACGATCAAAGGCGAGGATGCGTTCCGCCCCGAGAGCGAAGGCCAGTGCCCGCTCAGCAAGCAATAG
- a CDS encoding NADPH:quinone oxidoreductase family protein: MKAVLVENYDRIENIAIKEVAKPELSPGMVRVRIQAAAVGFVDGLKVQGLYQTKDPLPFTPGSEFAGVVDEAAEDAKGFAPGKPVIGMVRNGGLAEYICVPAEDLFFTPKGIEPEVGASFFANYLTALYALSARGKLQRGETLLVLGAAGGVGIAAVQVGKLLGARVIAAASTEEKRQFAISHGADAGLDYTREGWRDELKELTGGHGADVIYDPIGGDLSLQAFRSIAWNGRHLVIGFASGTIPALRFNLPLLKGGALLGVDLAQIGRREPDVRDLVIAQLFTWLSEKTLAPVVGRVFAFEEFHEAFKAMTTRSALGKMVVRIG, encoded by the coding sequence ATGAAAGCAGTCCTGGTCGAAAACTACGATCGCATCGAAAATATCGCCATCAAGGAAGTGGCCAAACCTGAATTGTCGCCGGGAATGGTCCGCGTTCGAATTCAAGCAGCCGCCGTCGGTTTCGTGGACGGCTTGAAGGTGCAGGGGCTGTATCAGACCAAGGATCCTCTGCCATTTACGCCGGGGTCGGAGTTTGCGGGCGTCGTCGACGAGGCGGCGGAAGATGCTAAGGGCTTCGCACCCGGTAAACCGGTCATCGGGATGGTCAGAAATGGCGGCCTTGCCGAGTATATTTGCGTGCCAGCCGAAGACCTTTTTTTCACGCCGAAGGGCATAGAGCCGGAGGTCGGCGCCTCGTTCTTCGCTAACTACCTGACAGCACTGTACGCGCTCAGCGCTCGGGGAAAGCTACAAAGAGGCGAGACACTTCTGGTTTTGGGAGCCGCGGGTGGGGTCGGAATAGCCGCTGTCCAGGTTGGAAAGTTGCTGGGAGCCCGCGTCATTGCGGCAGCTTCGACTGAGGAGAAACGACAATTTGCGATCAGTCATGGTGCAGATGCGGGCCTGGACTATACGCGTGAAGGGTGGCGCGACGAACTTAAGGAACTCACCGGCGGTCACGGGGCGGACGTGATCTATGATCCCATTGGCGGAGATCTGAGCCTGCAGGCCTTCCGTTCGATCGCCTGGAACGGACGGCACCTGGTGATCGGCTTTGCTTCAGGGACGATTCCGGCGCTGCGGTTCAATCTGCCCCTTCTGAAGGGGGGCGCGCTGCTGGGTGTCGACCTGGCACAGATTGGTCGTCGCGAGCCGGATGTGAGAGACCTCGTCATCGCCCAGCTGTTCACTTGGTTGAGCGAGAAGACGCTTGCTCCTGTGGTGGGACGGGTCTTTGCGTTTGAGGAATTCCACGAAGCGTTCAAAGCGATGACGACGCGCTCGGCTCTAGGAAAGATGGTCGTCCGGATCGGATGA
- a CDS encoding MarR family winged helix-turn-helix transcriptional regulator has product MSPRRVRTGTKSASPPESSLDLRALQRTPGFMLRLAQLKFFEGFYEEFAALGLTPATYAIFAIIRDNPGVPPSNLASLLRLRLPNLIKILNELESSGFIRRNRSKSDRRAIELMLTPKGTKLIEEGARLTDSYNRKMLAPLTEAEQRTLLELLNRMLPL; this is encoded by the coding sequence ATGAGCCCAAGACGCGTAAGAACCGGAACGAAGTCCGCATCACCGCCGGAAAGCTCGCTGGACCTGCGCGCGCTGCAACGAACGCCTGGCTTCATGCTGCGCCTCGCGCAGCTGAAGTTCTTCGAAGGCTTCTACGAGGAATTCGCCGCACTCGGTCTGACACCCGCGACCTACGCGATCTTCGCCATCATCCGCGACAATCCCGGCGTGCCGCCGAGCAACCTCGCGAGCCTGCTGCGGCTGCGCCTGCCGAACCTGATCAAGATCTTGAACGAGCTGGAATCGTCCGGCTTCATCAGGCGCAATCGCTCGAAGTCTGATCGCCGCGCGATCGAGCTCATGCTGACGCCGAAGGGCACAAAGCTCATTGAAGAGGGGGCGCGGCTGACGGACTCCTATAATCGGAAGATGCTGGCGCCGCTCACCGAGGCCGAGCAGCGCACGCTGCTCGAGCTGTTGAACCGGATGCTGCCGCTTTAG
- a CDS encoding nitroreductase encodes MRVSDALNSRTSVRAFLDVPVPGEVVEDILLAASRSPSGGNLQPWHVWALGGQELARFKALMAERIKINPKGEKPEYNIYPPELKEPYRSRRFKNGEDLYRTIGIPREDKAARLNQLAKNFSFFGAPVGLFFAIDRQMEPGQWADLGMYMQSVMLLALEKGLSTCPQEAWALWHETVAEFIGLPPHLMLFCGMALGYKDPAHPINSLRADRADLSEFATVGGF; translated from the coding sequence ATGAGAGTTTCTGACGCGTTGAACTCGCGCACCTCCGTGCGGGCATTCTTGGACGTTCCCGTCCCCGGCGAGGTCGTCGAAGACATCCTGCTTGCGGCCAGCCGTTCACCTTCCGGCGGCAATCTACAGCCTTGGCATGTCTGGGCTCTAGGAGGTCAAGAACTCGCTCGATTCAAGGCGCTAATGGCCGAGCGAATCAAGATCAATCCGAAGGGCGAGAAGCCGGAATACAATATCTATCCACCAGAACTGAAGGAGCCGTATAGAAGCCGACGCTTCAAGAACGGCGAGGATCTCTATCGCACGATCGGGATTCCGCGCGAAGACAAAGCTGCGCGTCTCAATCAGCTTGCTAAGAACTTCAGCTTCTTCGGTGCGCCAGTCGGCCTGTTTTTCGCCATCGATCGCCAAATGGAACCTGGGCAATGGGCAGATCTCGGCATGTACATGCAATCCGTTATGCTGCTCGCGCTGGAGAAGGGGTTGAGCACTTGCCCGCAGGAAGCTTGGGCGCTCTGGCACGAGACCGTTGCGGAGTTCATCGGCTTGCCTCCCCATCTCATGCTCTTTTGTGGCATGGCTCTGGGTTACAAAGATCCAGCACATCCTATCAACAGTCTGCGCGCGGATCGCGCCGACTTGTCGGAATTCGCCACTGTCGGCGGGTTTTGA